A single window of Mangifera indica cultivar Alphonso chromosome 18, CATAS_Mindica_2.1, whole genome shotgun sequence DNA harbors:
- the LOC123201413 gene encoding protein IQ-DOMAIN 2-like: protein MGSKGKWFSKVKKAFSPDSEKKDKKSKKKWFRKEKDFSSESVPLETVKTPLPPAPLQAEEEEVKVTEVEDDQRNYEASVAVAAAVSDKAAGVADQTVPVVVRYTSNARFDGKSKEEAAAIRIQTAFRGYLARRASRALRGLVRLKLLMEGPVVKRQATNTLRCMQTLSRVQSQIRSRRIRMSEENQARQKQLLQKHAKEIATQMGEDWDDSLQSKEQIEASLLIKYEAAMRRERAMAYSFSHQQTWKNPSKSVNPMFMDPRNPTWGWSWLERWMAARPWESRGMTEKELNNDNSSLKSASCSIVGGEITRSYARYQLNSDKQSPTANQKVTKTPSLQSPSTPTKPPSTGATPIKPAFSTGARKLKPASPRAIVSSQDDDTRSMISVQSNRRHTIGGSSVRDDESLPGSPAAPRYMVPTESARAKSRLQGSLGAEKVSPVSAKKRLSYPPSPARPRRQSVPPKLDCSINTEISVSNGGGNEGGER, encoded by the exons ATGGGGAGTAAAGGAAAATGGTTTTCAAAGGTGAAGAAGGCGTTCAGTCCAGATTCGGAGAAGAAAGATAAG AAATCGAAGAAGAAATGGTttagaaaagagaaagatttCTCTTCGGAGTCTGTTCCTTTGGAGACTGTGAAGACACCTCTTCCTCCTGCTCCGCTTCAGGCGGAGGAGGAGGAGGTAAAGGTAACTGAAGTAGAGGATGATCAGAGGAACTATGAAGCTTCTGTGGCAGTTGCTGCTGCAGTGTCGGATAAGGCGGCTGGTGTTGCCGACCAGACTGTTCCGGTGGTTGTTCGATACACAAGTAATGCTAGATTTGATGGAAAATCAAAGGAAGAGGCGGCTGCAATCAGGATTCAGACTGCATTTCGTGGTTACTTG GCAAGAAGGGCATCGAGGGCTTTAAGAGGTCTTGTCAGGCTAAAATTACTAATGGAAGGTCCCGTGGTGAAACGCCAAGCCACTAATACCCTTCGGTGCATGCAGACTCTATCACGTGTGCAGTCTCAGATTCGTTCTAGGAGGATCAGGATGTCAGAGGAGAATCAGGCGCGCCAAAAACAACTCCTACAAAAGCACGCGAAAGAGATTGCGACGCAG ATGGGGGAAGATTGGGATGACAGCCTACAGTCTAAGGAACAAATTGAAGCAAGCCTGCTAATCAAGTATGAAGCAGCTATGAGAAGAGAAAGGGCAATGGCTTATTCGTTCTCTCATCAG CAAACCTGGAAAAATCCGTCAAAATCTGTAAATCCAATGTTCATGGATCCAAGGAATCCCACATGGGGTTGGAGCTGGTTGGAACGGTGGATGGCAGCCCGACCATGGGAGAGCCGTGGCATGACTGAGAAAGAACTCAACAATGACAACTCATCTCTAAAGAGTGCAAGCTGCAGTATTGTTGGAGGAGAAATCACCAGATCTTATGCTCGCTACCAACTCAATTCTGACAAGCAATCCCCAACAGCCAATCAAAAAGTAACCAAAACTCCAAGCCTCCAATCCCCATCAACTCCTACCAAGCCACCTTCAACTGGTGCAACTCCTATCAAGCCAGCTTTTTCAACAGGTGCAAGAAAATTGAAGCCAGCGAGCCCAAGGGCCATTGTTTCTAGTCAGGATGATGACACTAGAAGCATGATCAGTGTGCAGTCAAATCGGAGGCACACCATTGGAGGTTCATCAGTACGAGACGATGAGAGCCTGCCAGGCTCTCCTGCAGCTCCACGTTACATGGTACCCACTGAATCTGCAAGAGCCAAATCCAGGTTGCAGGGCTCACTGGGGGCTGAGAAAGTGTCACCAGTCTCTGCAAAGAAACGGCTCTCTTATCCACCATCGCCGGCCAGGCCAAGACGGCAATCTGTTCCACCAAAATTGGACTGCAGCATTAACACAGAAATCAGTGTGAGCAATGGAGGGGGCAACGAGGGTGGAGAAAGGTAA
- the LOC123201947 gene encoding mitochondrial import inner membrane translocase subunit TIM14-2-like, with translation MSNQAAPLIAGLAVAAAAYAGRYGIKAWQAFKARPPTARMRKFYEGGFQPVMTRREAALILGVRESIPAEKVKEAHRRVMVANHPDAGGSHYLASKINEAKDMMLRRTKGSSSAF, from the exons ATG TCGAATCAAGCTGCTCCATTGATAGCGGGACTTGCAGTAGCTGCTGCAGCTTATGCTGGTAGATATGGCATCAAGGCATGGCAGGCATTCAAGGCAAGACCACCAACTGCTAGAATGAGGAAATTTTACGAAGGTGGATTTCAGCCTGTTATGACGAGAAGAGAAGCTGCTCTAATACTCGGAGTCAG AGAAAGCATTCCAGCAGAAAAGGTTAAAGAAGCACATCGGAGGGTGATGGTTGCAAACCATCCAGATGCCGGTGGTAGCCATTACCTCGCATCTAAAATTAATGAAGCAAAAGATATGATGCTCAGGAGAACGAAGGGCAGCAGTTCTGCTTTTTAA